CATTATTTCGTGATGGAGGTCGAGGGGAGAGTGGCGGGTTACATGGGCTATTGGGAAGCGCCCCAGGAGGCCCACATCATCAACCTCGCCATCGGACCCGATTTCCGCCAGAAAGGGCTGGGGGCCCAGATGATGGACTACTGCCTGGATTACGCCAAAAAACGGGGGGCGGCCTTGGCCACCCTGGAAGTGCGCCAGTCCAACGAGGCCGCCCAGGCCCTTTATGAGAAAATGGGCTTCCGGACCGTCGCCATCCGCAAGCAGTACTACAGCGACAACCAGGAGGACGCCATCGTGATGATCAAGGAGATGGTGTAGCTCATTTCAGAAAGGGGGATGGGATGAAGTTCACCGACAAAGAGGCGGTCAAGTTGTTGGACGAGCTCCTGAAATCGGAGCCCAAGTTCGTGAAGTGGCGCAAATGCGGGATCGGGATCACCATGACCAAGGAGACCTTCGACGCTCTGAAGGCCTCCAGCCACCCGAAGAAGGATTTTGTCCTGCAGGGTGTCATCGTGGAGCGCCGGGGAAAGCTCCGTTATTAAAAGTCCCTG
This portion of the bacterium genome encodes:
- the rimI gene encoding ribosomal protein S18-alanine N-acetyltransferase, with the translated sequence MIFRPMLEADLEAVVGIEKASMPSPWSKELFEEELHREAAHYFVMEVEGRVAGYMGYWEAPQEAHIINLAIGPDFRQKGLGAQMMDYCLDYAKKRGAALATLEVRQSNEAAQALYEKMGFRTVAIRKQYYSDNQEDAIVMIKEMV